The Rhododendron vialii isolate Sample 1 chromosome 8a, ASM3025357v1 genome has a window encoding:
- the LOC131298167 gene encoding ABC transporter F family member 5, translated as MDFATKLQFIDLRSTFLTGSSSRLDVQKPNLRPLFSPISSAGRSYHHSIKYRTNFLNPRKPIKNPTRVSAKLSEATAETPVAKTGVEEDDIESLFSDYSTDEINYKRANNKKSNTGASSVSSGVRLENVSKSYKGVTLLKDVTWEVKKGEKVGLVGVNGAGKTTQLRIIAGLEVPDSGNVIKAKHNMKIAFLSQEFEVSLSRTVKEELLSAFEEQMEVAKRLEKVQKAIEGSVDDLELMGRLLDEFDLLQRRAQSVDLDQVDVKISKLMPELGFAPEDSDRLVASFSGGWQMRMSLGKILLQDPDLLLLDEPTNHLDLDTIEWLEGYLNKQDVPMVIISHDRAFLDQLCTKIVETDMGVSRTYMGNYSDYVAAKAAWIEAQFAAWEKQQKEIEHTRDLISRLSAGVNAGRASSAEKKLDKLQEGEQVDKPFIRKQMKIRFPERGRSGRSVVTLKNLEFGFGDEVLFKKANVTIERGEKIAIIGPNGCGKSTLLKLIMGLENPRGGEVLLGEHNVLPNYFEQNQAEALDLDKTVLETVAEVAEDWRMDDVKGLLGRCNFKADMLDRKVSFLSGGEKARLAFCKFMVKPSTLLVLDEPTNHLDIPSKEMLEEAISEYEGTVITVSHDRYFIKQIVNRVLEVKDGTLQDYEGDYNYYLEKNIEARQKALEREADLEEKSPKAKAKSKMSKAEREVRKKQKSQAFQNAKAKSKGSKNSKRWN; from the exons ATGGACTTCGCAACAAAACTCCAATTCATCGACCTCCGCTCAACCTTCCTCACCGGTTCATCCTCCCGTTTAGACGTTCAGAAACCTAATCTCCGACCACTTTTCAGCCCAATTTCTTCCGCAGGTCGGTCATATCATCATTCTATCAAATACAGAACGAATTTCCTTAACCCTAGAAAACCAATAAAAAACCCTACTAGGGTTTCAGCTAAATTGTCAGAGGCGACCGCCGAAACACCGGTTGCAAAGACTGGTGTCGAGGAGGACGATATCGAATCTCTGTTTTCGGATTATTCGACTGATGAAATCAACTATAAGCGTGCAAATAACAAGAAATCGAATACCGGGGCATCGAGTGTATCATCGGGTGTTAGGTTAGAGAATGTGAGTAAGAGCTACAAGGGTGTGACTCTGTTGAAAGACGTGACTTGGGAAGTGAAGAAAGGCGAAAAAGTGGGTTTGGTGGGGGTAAATGGTGCGGGGAAGACAACCCAGTTGAGAATTATTGCTGGGTTAGAAGTACCCGATTCTGGTAATGTTATAAAGGCCAAACACAATATGAAAATCGCGTTTTTGAGTCAAGAATTCGAGGTTTCATTGAGTAGGACGGTGAAGGAGGAGTTGTTAAGTGCTTTTGAAGAGCAGATGGAGGTGGCAAAGAGGTTGGAGAAGGTGCAGAAGGCGATTGAGGGGTCAGTGGACGATTTGGAGTTGATGGGGAGGCTTTTGGATGAGTTTGATTTGCTTCAGAGGAGAGCACAGTCTGTGGATTTGGATCAGGTGGATGTCAAGATTAGTAAGTTGATGCCTGAACTTGGGTTTGCTCCGGAGGATTCAGATAGGTTAGTGGCTTCGTTTAGTGGTGGGTGGCAGATGAGGATGTCACTTGGGAAGATTCTACTTCAG GACCCAGATTTATTACTATTGGATGAGCCCACTAATCATCTCGATCTTGACACAATTGAGTGGCTGGAAGGATATCTTAATAAGCAAGATGTGCCTATGGTCATCATATCCCATGACAGGGCTTTCCTTGACCAGCTTTGTACAAAAATTGTGGAAACAGACATGGGTGTATCGAGGACATACATGGGCAATTATTCTGACTATGTTGCTGCAAAGGCAGCCTGGATTGAAGCTCAGTTTGCAGCGTGGGAGAAGCAGCAAAAGGAAATCGAGCATACAAGGGACTTGATAAGCAGATTAAGTGCAGGAGTAAATGCTGGCCGTGCATCTTCTGCTGAAAAG AAACTTGATAAGCTTCAGGAAGGTGAACAAGTTGACAAGCCTTTTATACggaaacaaatgaaaataagatTCCCTGAGCGTGGAAGAAGCGGGAGATCTGTTGTAACACTCAAGAATCTGGAATTTGGATTTGGGGATGAG GTTTTGTTTAAGAAGGCGAATGTGACGATTGAAAGGGGCGAGAAAATTGCCATTATCGGCCCAAATGGGTGCGGAAAGAGTACTTTGCTTAAACTTATTATGGGTTTAGAGAATCCCAGAGGAGGCGAAGTTCTGCTTGGGGAACACAATGTTCTTCCAAATTATTTTGAGCAGAATCAG GCTGAGGCACTTGATTTGGATAAAACAGTGCTCGAGACTGTGGCAGAAGTTGCGGAAGATTGGCGCATGGATGATGTAAAAGGGCTCCTTGGGCGTTGCAATTTCAAAGCTGATATGCTTGATAGGAAGGTATCCTTCTTGAGCGGTGGCGAGAAG GCACGTCTCGCCTTTTGCAAGTTCATGGTAAAACCATCAACCTTGCTAGTTTTGGATGAGCCGACCAACCACTTGGATATACCGTCAAAAGAGATGCTTGAG GAGGCGATATCCGAGTATGAGGGCACTGTCATTACTGTTTCTCATGATCGATACTTCATAAAGCAAATAGTTAATCGGGTATTGGAAGTCAAGGATGGCACTTTACAAGACTATGAGGGCGATTACAAT TACTATTTGGAGAAGAACATTGAAGCAAGACAAAAAGCGCTTGAACGGGAGGCTGATCTCGAGGAAAAATCTCCTAAAGCAAAAGCCAAGTCGAAAATGTCGAAG GCTGAAAGGGAAGTGCGTAAGAAGCAGAAATCACAGGCATTTCAGAATGCAAAAGCAAAATCGAAAGGGTCGAAGAATTCTAAAAGATGGAATTGA